The Gossypium hirsutum isolate 1008001.06 chromosome A13, Gossypium_hirsutum_v2.1, whole genome shotgun sequence nucleotide sequence TATTTAAAAACTCCAGAAGGTCGATATAAGCTTCACTATGAAAAGACTTACCCTTCTGGCCTTCTTCACTATTCTCATGGCAAAACTGTTACTCAGGTAAAAAGACTATTTTCGGATTTTAATCAGGACCCATTTTTTATATCACTTCAAATTGGTCTACTTTTTTCAGTATGGGatttatttttggtgttttttctaacttaaatttcataataagtGAGCATTTCCAATTTATTAGTAAAAAAAGGGTTTTCAAGAAATACCCATATGTTGGAAGCACTGAATGaacatattttatttagttattttatatattGATCATTGTGGTCGAAATATTGAATTTTAAGGACTTTAAGTCAAGGCTCATATTTCTAAAGTTAATTTTCAGTTTCAGTATTGGTTTTCTTGGATTGTATTTGATTAAGTTTGATTGGCAGGTTACCTTAGCGCATCTGAAAGAGAAGCCAGCTCCATCAACTCCAACAGCTTCATCGTCTAGTTTCACTGCCAGCAGTGGGGTAAAATCAGCAGCAGCGAGGTGGCTAGGTGCGGGGAATGGGAGCCGTGCACTCAGCTTTGTTGGAGGGAATGGTAGTAGTAAAAGTGCTAGCAGTGCTGGCAGGATTGGATCATTGGGTTCTTCGAGTCCGAGTAATTCAATGACTAATACAAATTTTGATGGGAAAGGAACTTATTTAATCTTCAATGTCAGTGATTCTATTTTTATTAGTGATTTGAATTCGCAGGATAAGGTAATTTAGCATATCTCTGTTAAGGTTTTTGATGAATGGGAAGGATTGGCTATGGTGATATCTTAAGAATCATGGTGTTTAATGTAGGATCCAATAAAATCTATCCATTTCAGTAATTCAAACCCTGTCTGCCATGCCTTTGATCAGGATGCCAAGAATGGGCATGATTTGCTTATTGGGTTGAATTCCGGTGATGGTAATGCTCTTTAGCTTGTTATAATTTGCAATTTTACTTTCAATGTTTAAATGCCCAAATTTATGCGTTCTATATTCATTATTGTAGTTTATTCAGTGTCATTGAGACAGCAGTTGCAAGATGTTGGAAAGAAGCTTGTTGGGGCACAGCACTACAATAAAGATGGTTCTGTAAATAACAGGCAAGATTTAGATTACTACATCCTTTCTGCATGTTCTTATTTTCTAGAAGTATGACTTTCTGAACCTTTATTCATCATTGGAGTTTTCTTTCTAAATTTACGTGCAAGTTGTTTTGTTTTAGGTTGTTACATGGGTGACTCTTTTAGATTTATACGTTCTAGTTCTTGGATGCTGTAAAGATAGATTGTAAACCCATTTGCTTGGAGCAGGATAATTTTCTATGACATCTTATGAATATGTAGCTTAATTTTCTTCCAAATAGTGCATGTTCAGCTTAGTCCTTTTAATCATTATGAAAATGTCTTTTTTCTGGATTTTATTTTGTTGTCTTACAGAGCTGTTGCCACATTGAGACCTTGTTGTAGAGTGCTTCTTTTGTTTTCTCTGACCTTTTAATATTTCAACTGTAATTTTAGGCTATCAATACTAGAAATATGCTATCGGCAACTGACTTGGTCTTTCACTAAGTTGATTGTTAACCCTGTTACCAATATTGGACTTGTAATTGGCCTTTCTAGAATTTGCTTCCCCCTTGGGCTTCCCCTGAAGATAATTAAAGGACCAATGACTTTTGTGACTAATAGTGGTTTATTTTGAATCGATGTTTTTAACTGTGTCGActcatgaaaaaataaattttatgttggCTCCATCTCCTATCTGATTAAAATTTGTTGTCTTCGGCAGTCACTGTACCAGTATTGCATGGATCCCCGGAGGTGATGGTGCTTTTGTGGTTGCCCATGCTGAtggaaatatgtacatatatgaaaaGGCAAGTTTCTAATAATTAAAGAAGGCTTTTTCTGCTTCAGGGAGTTCAACTTACAAATTTCATGATGTTCTATGcagtaagttatttaagttattattatttcttttcttttcatttcattttttttccctcTAGAACAAGGATTGTGCTGGAGATTCTTCATTCCCTGTTATCAAAGACCAAACTCAATTTTCTGTTGCGCATGCACGACACAGTAAGGTACTGGGCAATGTTTATTTTTGCATGCCTCCTGAAAATTTGTAGTCTTTACCTTAAAACTATCATCTAAAGCTAGAGGCCATTAATGATCCTATCATTTGTATATTTATAGTAGGTGCTGCATAGCTGATATCTTACTTTTCATATTATGTATTTCTAGGTCTTTGCCAGATAACGTTCTCTTTAAATTATGATGCATTTGTTCCTTCTGGATTATACCTGTCTTTTTATTACATTACAGTAAATGCCATGATAGTCTTGATATTGGGCATGATAGGACCTGCCTTGGCACCATAATTGGTATCAGTCTGACTGTTGTTTAACATCATTGAAGAAGCTGTATAAGTTTTCTTCATATCTTTCCATTTATCGTTTTTGTTTGTTGACTTGCCATTATTTACTTGCAGAGTAACCCAATTGCGAGATGGCATGTATGTCAAGGTTCAATTAATAGCATTGCTTTCTCCTCTGATGGGGCCTGCTTAGCAACCGTTGGAAGAGATGGTATCAAGTCAATTTGACACCATTTGGATTTTATGGCTGGTTCATTTTCTAGGTTGTTTGAACTTcagtttttttctcttttcacaTACTGAATGCAGGTTATCTGCGAGTTTTTGACTATTCAAAAGAACAGCTAGTTTGTGGTGGCAAAAGCTATTATGGTGCTCTACTATGTTGTGCTTGGAGGTGCtctattttttctctcttttttttttttttttttcccaaaGAGAACTCTTTAAACTTGTCCGTACTTCATTTTCAAGCTGTCACTTTGTATTCTTTTTTGTATAATATCTAAGCTATCACCTTTGGAGAAAGTAGAATTTGTTATTAACCACATACATTGAACAGTATTGATGGGAAATATATTCTGACTGGAGGTGAAGATGACTTGGTTCAAGTTTGGAGTATGGAAGATCGAAAGGTTGTGGCATGCGGTGAGGGGCACAACTCATGGGTAAGATTCTTATTTTGTAGCAAAGGCTTGTTTATTTGTTGCAGATGACAAATGGCTCTATATTCATTTCTTCTAAAATGGTGCCGGCAGGTTAGTGGAGTGGCATTCGATTCTTATTGGTCGTCGCCTAATTCAGATGGCACAGGGGAGACTGTCATGTACCGTTTTGGTTCTGTTGGTCAGGTATGTAAATGTTGTGTGTCTGGTAAAAATAATGGCTGTCCTGAATTCTTGACGCCACGTTTTTCCATGGTTATTTCCTGTCGTGTATTTCTGTGGGTTTGTGGAATCAACTTTAGTTCCAGAAATGTCTAGCTTTCACAAGTTATTAATGCCTGATACTATCTTAATGTGGTTGAAGCAACATTTCTAGAGCTAGCTGTTGCCTCTTTCTCTACTTATGATCTTGATGTCTGTTTTTAGGACGGAATAGTGGTGATCTATAGCACATGGAATGACTATTTAGATTGTAAGAAATGTTTGGAGGATTTTAAACATATGAAACTTAGGTCTGCTTCGGTTACTATACATTGTAATTAGGTTCTTGTTTAAACAGCTCTTGAACTGTTAATCTAATGAACATCATTTCTAGGTTAGGATACAAATGTGAAAAAACAGCCAAGACATATTTCAAAGAATAAGGGAATACATCACTTGTACTCTCTGATGActctatttatttcatttttatcgaAATCCGTATATTCATAGAAAAAAATTGGGGTCAAAATGTGCTGTCAGTCCATGTACTTTCACAAAATTAGAGAATTAGCCCCtatactttaaaattaaaaataaaatccttactgtttttatttaaaaatcttaatccAATCCAACTGTTAACACCGTTAGCATTGTACATCAAATTTTGTCTAACTTGGCATGTTTATTTTCTATCAATCATATGCCGCTTCATAAGAGAGCAGCTTAATCAGCATGCCAAATTGACAAATTTTGGTAAAAAATACTGACGATATTAATGATGGTCATTGGATTAGGATTTTTAGAACGATAAAGTAAGAGACTGTTAATTTTttaagtatagggattaaatctcaaaatttaccCAAGTACAAGAACTGTGTCCACATTTTAACCAACATTTTGTAGTCAAAGAGCACGGCTGGGGAAAGGCAGAAAAAGGAGAAAAGCAAACACACACCCCACACACAAGTAGGTCTTTCTTTTCCGTTGAGGGGGAAATACTAGATCTATCAATTTTGACCCTAACCCACAAACCAGATATGATTAGCCCAAATCCAAACCTGAGCCAAGTGCCAACCCAGTTTGACCCTAAAAAGTCAACAACTCGAACCCAAATGACATGATCGAGACTATCTGACCCAAAAAGCCTGACCGGCAAACCCGAATGTCTTGAACCCAAAACAACCTAAACTTCAAACTGACCCAAacctgaaaattttaaaacttgaattaagcTGATTCAGATTGACCTGAACCAAAACCAATCCATCCTGCCCAATTGATAGGTCTAGGGAATACTAAGTGCAGGTTTTAAGCATCAATACGTTAGAATTTGGAAATTAGGAGGCTTCTTAATAAACTTGATGAACCTTTTGTATTTTCCttccttaaaatataaaaaaggtgtCGTTCATCTGCAGTGTGTGCCCATCACATCTCATTACTGCCTCCATTGTAGGATACACAATTGTTATTGTGGGACCTGGAAATGGATGAAATTGTTGTGCCATTGCGTCGATGCCCTCCTGGTGGATCTCCTACTTACAGCTCTGGATACCCTCCTGGTGGATCTCCCACTTTCAGCACTGGGAGCCAGTCTTCCTACTGGGACAATGTATGCCCTCTGGGTACCCTGCAACCTGCCCCAAGCATTCGAGATGTTCCGAAAATTTCACCACTTGTTGCTCATCGTGTTCATACCGAACCTCTCTCAGGCTTGATTTTTACCCCGGAATCCGTACTTACTGTTTGTCGACAGGGGCACATAAAAGTCTGGATGAGACCCAGTGGTGCAGAAAGCCAATCAAGCAACAGTGAAACTGTATCCAGTTCCAAGTATAAACCTTTAGTTTCCAACACACTTGGCAGTACTAGCCATAAACAATGACCAGCCATCAATAAATGGATGGCAAAGAATAAAGTTCCGCCTTTGTAATGGAATTGCAATGAGGTTAACCAACTGAATTCATTGTATATTGAAGGACAAAAAAGCCATTGACAGAGCCAAAGAGGTATGGAGGAAGGAAGAACTTCCATTGTAAGTAGAAACGGCTACTTCTAGAAATATATTTAGGATACGATAGGAATCACATGAAGTTTGCTCCTTTAAGATTTGTAATATATCTTAGAGGTGCATTTGAGTGATTATTTATGATCGGTGATTCATCATCACCACTACAGTATGATTTTTGTTGGATCATAAGGcccttcaaaaataataataataatactgaTGTTGAACATGCAGATAGCTTCATGAAAATGAAGTGGGTCAAATTTGTCCTGAAATCTTGGCAGATGATTTGGTTGAAACATAAGATTTTACTGTTATCATGAGCTTCAAACGAGTAAAAATCTCTTACCTAAAGCTATATCTTTTGTTTCTCCTGATATAACTACAAAATCCAATAGTTTCTTTTATTTGCATGTTTTTGTATTGTCCAAAATAAACAGTGAACTGCTACATAGGCTTCAACAGCAACACAGGACGCTATTTACAGTCTCGGTTTATAAAAATTCCAACATCTATAGTATCATCTCTATTTATATTCTTTCCTATGTCTCTTCTGGACAATCTCTTTAATACTATTTACGATAGAATCTTCACtggtttcttttatttgcttacAACTTCTTTGCTTCTTCACTTGAAAACATGGGTCTTATAAATTGGATAATCATTTTGTAATTGATACACTAAATTGGATAAGTCTAGAAGCATGTACTCTGTTTCAACTTTTTTATTCTTTAGACCTTGTTTATACTCTTACATGGCCAATCTCAGCCGAATGTAGAAGTGTTTATGGGCTAAGTTTGAATTAGGTTtaagtataatattaatatattttatatttgtttaagtctAACTTAACCTGAAATATGAgtttatatttgtaaatagttAATCGAACTTATTTTAAGCTCACTcatattattttacaaaaaaatttaaaatatatatttatattatttttaatttaatattttttatttattaaaattttatatagtgatttcaactttttttaatgtttaaattatagtattataggtttaatttttatgatttataaattacataatatataaaaataatatactataAAACATTACAtcttataaaaaaaagttgaactGGGCTTGGATTTGAATGTTTAAGCCcaagtttaatttatattgtcTAATTTTCTTGTTTGAGCCTTTTTTAggtctaatatttttattcaaatattttaaatttcaagcaAATTTGTTTGAGTCTTAGACAAGTAACTTGATTCATGATAGTTTAAAAGTGGGCTTGAATAACCAATCGACCTCTGACTTCGATGATGAATGGAATGGACCTTCGTGGCTT carries:
- the LOC107913481 gene encoding probable catabolite repression protein creC; its protein translation is MINKANGMISTPSSSANAQSPGLKTYLKTPEGRYKLHYEKTYPSGLLHYSHGKTVTQVTLAHLKEKPAPSTPTASSSSFTASSGVKSAAARWLGAGNGSRALSFVGGNGSSKSASSAGRIGSLGSSSPSNSMTNTNFDGKGTYLIFNVSDSIFISDLNSQDKDPIKSIHFSNSNPVCHAFDQDAKNGHDLLIGLNSGDVYSVSLRQQLQDVGKKLVGAQHYNKDGSVNNSHCTSIAWIPGGDGAFVVAHADGNMYIYEKNKDCAGDSSFPVIKDQTQFSVAHARHSKSNPIARWHVCQGSINSIAFSSDGACLATVGRDGYLRVFDYSKEQLVCGGKSYYGALLCCAWSIDGKYILTGGEDDLVQVWSMEDRKVVACGEGHNSWVSGVAFDSYWSSPNSDGTGETVMYRFGSVGQDTQLLLWDLEMDEIVVPLRRCPPGGSPTYSSGYPPGGSPTFSTGSQSSYWDNVCPLGTLQPAPSIRDVPKISPLVAHRVHTEPLSGLIFTPESVLTVCRQGHIKVWMRPSGAESQSSNSETVSSSKYKPLVSNTLGSTSHKQ